From a single Gimesia fumaroli genomic region:
- a CDS encoding UxaA family hydrolase, which translates to MSSVASSPLLKLHPEDNIAIARNSVAENQECPLSETESVTAREDIDLGHKVAIQQIAKGEPIRKFGQVIGFATSDMQPGDWIHSHNLEAGELSLDYAYSSDVPAPPEPVEGRTFMGYRRPNGKAGTRNYLAIISTVNCSATASKYIARELAKTSLEDYPNIDGIIPLVHKGGCAMQYDGEDHHQLMRTLGGFAKHPNIGAYVVLGLGCETGQGSFLSDSEGLVQLQNLKAPKPLEPLVLNIQDIGGIAKTVKKVTALLQDYLPIVNDVKREPIPVSELILGTECGGSDGNSGVTANPALGIASDLLVAHGATSILGETSEIYGGEHLLTRRAITPEVGKKLIERIKWWEEYTGKFGVVIDNNPSPGNKRGGLTTIYEKSLGAIAKGGSTALREVYRFAEPVTEKGFVIMDTPGYDPASVTGMVAGGANVVAFTTGRGSCFGCKPVPSIKISTNTPMYERMEDDMDLDAGRILNGTSVEEVGREIFELVIDVASGKKTKSELQGIGDEEFCPWSIGPVL; encoded by the coding sequence ATGTCATCCGTTGCCTCTTCGCCGCTCTTAAAACTGCACCCGGAAGATAATATTGCCATTGCCCGTAATTCGGTGGCGGAAAACCAGGAATGTCCCCTTTCGGAAACCGAAAGCGTGACGGCTCGGGAAGATATCGACTTAGGACATAAAGTCGCCATTCAGCAGATTGCCAAGGGAGAGCCAATCCGTAAGTTCGGTCAGGTGATCGGTTTTGCGACGTCGGACATGCAGCCAGGCGACTGGATTCACAGTCACAACCTGGAAGCCGGGGAATTGAGCCTGGATTACGCTTATTCCAGCGATGTGCCTGCTCCCCCGGAACCAGTGGAAGGCCGGACTTTCATGGGTTACCGCCGTCCGAACGGGAAAGCGGGCACGCGAAACTATCTGGCGATCATTAGTACGGTCAACTGCTCGGCAACCGCGTCCAAATACATTGCCCGAGAACTGGCGAAAACCTCGCTGGAAGACTATCCGAATATTGACGGCATCATTCCCCTGGTCCACAAGGGGGGGTGTGCCATGCAGTATGATGGCGAAGACCATCATCAACTAATGCGAACTCTGGGCGGCTTTGCCAAGCATCCTAATATCGGCGCGTATGTTGTTCTGGGGCTGGGATGTGAAACAGGGCAAGGTTCTTTTCTCTCGGATTCCGAAGGGCTGGTCCAGTTACAAAACCTCAAGGCCCCCAAACCTCTGGAACCATTGGTGCTCAATATTCAAGACATAGGGGGGATAGCCAAAACAGTCAAAAAAGTCACCGCCCTTTTGCAAGACTATTTGCCCATTGTGAATGACGTCAAACGCGAACCCATTCCCGTTTCGGAGCTGATTCTGGGAACGGAGTGCGGCGGCAGTGACGGCAACAGTGGTGTGACCGCCAATCCAGCCTTGGGAATTGCCAGTGACCTGCTCGTCGCTCATGGTGCCACTTCGATACTGGGCGAAACCTCGGAAATCTATGGAGGCGAACATCTTCTCACCCGCCGAGCCATCACCCCTGAAGTCGGCAAGAAACTGATTGAACGGATCAAATGGTGGGAAGAGTATACAGGCAAGTTTGGAGTCGTCATTGATAACAATCCTTCTCCCGGCAATAAAAGAGGGGGCCTGACCACGATTTATGAAAAATCACTGGGGGCGATTGCCAAAGGGGGCAGCACAGCCCTGCGTGAAGTCTATCGTTTCGCGGAACCCGTCACAGAAAAGGGCTTTGTGATTATGGATACCCCGGGTTATGACCCCGCTTCGGTTACCGGGATGGTTGCCGGCGGCGCGAATGTGGTCGCATTTACCACGGGCCGTGGCAGCTGCTTCGGTTGTAAGCCTGTTCCCAGCATCAAGATCTCGACCAACACCCCAATGTATGAACGAATGGAAGATGACATGGACCTGGACGCCGGTCGCATTCTAAATGGGACCTCTGTAGAAGAAGTGGGGCGGGAGATCTTCGAACTGGTCATCGATGTTGCCAGTGGTAAAAAAACCAAAAGTGAACTCCAGGGCATCGGAGACGAAGAATTCTGCCCCTGGAGCATCGGACCGGTTCTATAA
- a CDS encoding arylsulfatase, whose product MLKFQSKCCFVWLILGMLLSTTNALSAWGANAESERPNVVLILTDDQGYGDVGFHGNKKIKTPHLDRMAKNGIELTRFYCSPVCAPTRASLMTGRYFYRTGVIHTSRGGAKMHGEEITLAELLKQAGYKTGIFGKWHLGDNYPMRPEDQGFEETLVHKSGGIGQTPDQPNSYFDSRLWKNGKRFQADGYCTDVFFDAAIKFMDQQKQARQPFFVYLPTNAPHTPLEVDRSYWGPYQKMGLNETTARVYGMVENLDENVGKLMAWLKREKLSDDTIVIFLGDNGPQQKRFTAGLRGRKSWTYEGGIRVPFVAQWPGHFQGGTKSDQIAAHIDLLPTLLSLTKTPRPASLALDGIDLSELLSGKKAELPERSLFFQVHRGLTPQQYQNSAVVTQRFKLVGYPGTFGDENLMQQAEPILELYDLSVDPGEANNLIQSKPEQAAALRQKYDAWFSAVQNTRHFTPGTIVIDKEKEDPSVLCRYQDSTYSHGVPQGWMVKINNPGLYRVQINRKAMQNSGKLIVDWQGQKTHEYLNANENTAEFELRAGTGMLDIWFQTGTDRVYTRNNNTVGDVTLKQIK is encoded by the coding sequence ATGTTGAAGTTCCAATCGAAATGCTGTTTTGTCTGGTTGATACTGGGAATGCTTCTTTCAACGACGAATGCACTTTCTGCCTGGGGCGCAAACGCGGAATCAGAGCGGCCGAATGTCGTTCTGATTCTGACTGACGATCAGGGTTATGGCGATGTCGGCTTTCATGGAAATAAGAAAATCAAAACGCCGCACCTGGATCGTATGGCAAAAAACGGCATCGAATTGACCCGGTTCTACTGCAGTCCGGTGTGTGCCCCGACCCGCGCCAGTCTGATGACGGGCCGCTATTTTTATCGTACCGGCGTGATTCATACTTCGCGTGGAGGCGCGAAGATGCACGGAGAAGAAATCACGCTGGCAGAACTCTTAAAACAGGCAGGATATAAAACCGGCATTTTTGGGAAATGGCATCTGGGAGATAATTATCCGATGCGTCCAGAGGATCAGGGATTTGAAGAAACACTGGTTCATAAAAGCGGTGGCATCGGCCAAACGCCGGATCAGCCAAACAGTTATTTTGATTCCCGGCTGTGGAAGAATGGTAAACGGTTTCAAGCAGACGGTTATTGCACCGATGTGTTCTTCGACGCTGCGATCAAATTCATGGATCAGCAAAAACAGGCGCGGCAGCCATTCTTTGTTTATCTGCCAACCAATGCACCGCATACACCTCTGGAAGTCGATCGTTCATACTGGGGGCCGTATCAGAAAATGGGGCTGAATGAAACGACGGCGCGCGTTTATGGAATGGTAGAGAACCTGGATGAGAACGTGGGAAAACTGATGGCCTGGTTGAAACGAGAGAAGCTGTCAGACGATACGATCGTGATTTTTCTGGGAGATAATGGACCTCAGCAAAAACGGTTTACCGCTGGCTTACGGGGCAGGAAGTCCTGGACCTACGAAGGCGGAATTCGTGTTCCGTTTGTCGCGCAGTGGCCCGGTCATTTTCAAGGTGGCACGAAAAGTGATCAGATCGCCGCACACATTGACCTGCTGCCAACGCTGCTTTCACTGACAAAGACACCTCGGCCCGCTTCTCTGGCACTGGATGGGATCGATCTTTCTGAACTGCTATCGGGAAAGAAAGCCGAATTGCCTGAACGCAGTCTTTTTTTCCAGGTTCATCGAGGATTGACTCCCCAGCAGTATCAAAATTCGGCCGTTGTGACACAACGGTTTAAACTGGTGGGATACCCGGGGACGTTTGGTGATGAAAACCTGATGCAACAGGCAGAACCCATTTTGGAATTATACGATTTGTCTGTCGATCCGGGAGAAGCAAATAACCTGATTCAAAGCAAGCCGGAACAGGCGGCAGCGCTCCGCCAGAAATACGATGCCTGGTTTTCTGCAGTACAGAACACACGTCATTTTACTCCAGGTACCATTGTGATTGACAAAGAGAAGGAAGATCCCAGCGTGCTGTGCCGTTACCAGGACAGCACTTACTCTCACGGGGTCCCTCAAGGCTGGATGGTGAAGATTAATAACCCGGGATTATATCGTGTTCAGATCAACAGAAAAGCGATGCAGAACTCAGGGAAGCTGATTGTCGACTGGCAGGGGCAGAAGACGCATGAATATTTGAATGCGAATGAAAACACTGCCGAGTTTGAATTGCGTGCCGGCACGGGCATGCTGGATATCTGGTTTCAGACGGGGACAGATCGAGTTTATACTCGGAACAACAACACAGTGGGTGACGTGACACTGAAACAAATTAAATGA
- a CDS encoding Ldh family oxidoreductase: protein MPVITAESLQKFTESLLLNGGANEEEARIVSHSLVDANLLGHDSHGVMRLPFYLGRVKEGILKAGETLQILNETPAAITGDGCWGFGQTVMHDLMNRLIEKAGNVGVACGTLKRASHIGRLGEYAEMAAAQGMASIICANTHGSAPRVAPVGGKRPRLGTNPICIGMPGGEQGPFVLDFGTSATAEGKVRIKKIAGEQVPPGLILDPDGNPTTDPNQLYGDPPGTILPMGGDQAYKGFGLSFMVEMLCGALSGGQCAFPDPPPPQGNCVFVIVIDPKHLGGQNHLLNEITNLEKYVRNVPLKEGVTEVYLPGDPEKKTAASRKETGISLDGGNWDALTKLAEELGVPVPEVAE, encoded by the coding sequence GTGCCTGTCATCACCGCTGAATCGTTGCAAAAATTTACTGAATCGCTCCTGTTAAACGGAGGCGCAAACGAAGAAGAAGCCCGCATCGTCTCCCATAGCCTCGTCGATGCCAACCTGCTGGGACACGATTCGCACGGCGTCATGCGTCTCCCCTTCTATCTGGGACGTGTGAAAGAGGGCATCCTCAAAGCGGGTGAGACTCTGCAAATCCTGAATGAAACTCCGGCGGCGATTACGGGCGACGGTTGCTGGGGATTTGGACAGACCGTGATGCACGATCTGATGAATCGCCTGATCGAAAAAGCCGGTAACGTCGGTGTTGCCTGCGGAACGCTGAAACGTGCCTCACACATCGGCCGACTCGGTGAATACGCAGAAATGGCGGCTGCCCAGGGAATGGCTTCGATCATTTGTGCCAACACACATGGTTCAGCACCCCGCGTCGCCCCCGTCGGCGGAAAACGGCCTCGCCTCGGAACCAACCCGATCTGTATCGGAATGCCCGGCGGTGAACAGGGACCGTTTGTTCTGGACTTTGGAACCTCTGCGACCGCGGAAGGAAAAGTTCGCATCAAAAAAATTGCCGGCGAACAGGTACCCCCCGGCTTGATTCTCGACCCCGATGGAAACCCTACTACCGACCCCAACCAACTGTACGGCGATCCTCCAGGTACCATTCTTCCCATGGGCGGCGATCAGGCTTACAAAGGCTTCGGTCTTTCTTTCATGGTCGAAATGCTCTGCGGTGCCCTCTCGGGGGGACAATGTGCCTTCCCCGATCCGCCACCGCCACAAGGGAACTGTGTGTTCGTGATTGTCATCGATCCCAAGCACCTGGGTGGTCAGAATCATCTGCTGAATGAAATCACCAACCTGGAAAAATATGTCAGAAACGTTCCATTAAAAGAGGGGGTGACGGAAGTCTATCTTCCCGGCGACCCCGAAAAGAAAACAGCCGCATCTCGCAAAGAAACCGGCATTTCACTGGATGGTGGAAACTGGGACGCATTGACGAAACTCGCTGAGGAACTCGGAGTCCCCGTGCCCGAAGTCGCAGAATAA
- a CDS encoding serine/threonine protein kinase has translation MSSKQEAPSSADHKTRSALHPREIIKEAGKFCPHAGVVSRGSGMFQEQGRVLLHSRLRMASLFLALASLAFLLRGLWLDEFNTPHGEKTLVLDSLLTGILFAVTGWLWLRSCLCIVRLRICEAITFGAPAAFFIWWHFGEICACDPVLLGKVAFAFPLRTVFPWVILIYTYGFFIPNSLRGVISVVSLMVISPIAGAVMTGMQVPQVSEVLYTGGLSEMIILLLIAGSTAIYGSYRVGSLRREAFDAKSIGMYTLRKQVGSGGMGEVYLAEHRLLKRPCAIKLIRRDKVDDSNVLLRFESEVQATAGLTHPNTIEIYDYGHTEEGTFYYVMEFLPGLNLQEIVERFGALPPERVVYLLKQVCSALAEAHHKGLIHRDIKPGNIFSAERGGLYDVAKLLDFGLVKDNSSRSENPSLNLTMEGAVVGSPLYTSPEVVTGDEKPDTRSDIYSLGASVYYLLTGKPVFEGENAIKVMFAHASQPVVPPSSINPRISAELEAIILKCLEKKPEDRFQSAEELSRALNQLEIKSWTQEQASVWWSEAEHLVQHDSDLEGVSDDYLKATTILPVNA, from the coding sequence ATGAGTTCAAAACAAGAGGCCCCTTCATCAGCGGACCACAAAACAAGGTCTGCTTTGCATCCGCGAGAGATTATCAAGGAAGCCGGCAAATTCTGTCCGCATGCCGGCGTGGTTTCGCGTGGTTCCGGCATGTTTCAAGAACAGGGACGAGTACTTCTGCACAGCCGTCTGCGCATGGCGTCTCTGTTCCTGGCTCTGGCATCGCTGGCATTTTTACTACGCGGGTTGTGGTTGGATGAATTTAACACTCCCCACGGCGAGAAGACGCTGGTTCTCGATTCTCTTTTGACAGGAATTCTGTTTGCTGTTACCGGTTGGCTCTGGTTGCGATCCTGCCTGTGTATCGTCCGTTTACGGATCTGCGAAGCGATTACTTTTGGCGCACCAGCGGCGTTCTTTATCTGGTGGCATTTCGGTGAAATATGTGCCTGTGATCCCGTGTTGCTGGGGAAAGTTGCATTTGCCTTTCCGCTCCGAACCGTGTTTCCCTGGGTGATTTTGATTTACACGTACGGATTCTTTATCCCGAATTCCTTACGGGGTGTCATTTCTGTTGTGAGTCTGATGGTCATCAGCCCGATTGCCGGGGCCGTGATGACGGGGATGCAGGTACCACAGGTTTCTGAGGTGCTTTATACGGGCGGCTTATCGGAAATGATCATCTTGCTGCTGATTGCCGGTAGTACAGCCATTTATGGATCGTATCGTGTGGGGAGCCTCCGGCGTGAAGCATTCGATGCCAAAAGCATCGGCATGTATACGCTGCGCAAACAGGTGGGTAGTGGCGGTATGGGCGAAGTCTATCTGGCTGAGCATCGTCTGCTGAAGCGACCTTGTGCGATTAAACTGATACGCCGTGATAAGGTCGATGACAGCAATGTGCTGCTGCGGTTTGAGAGTGAAGTTCAGGCCACCGCTGGTTTAACCCATCCCAATACAATCGAAATCTACGATTACGGTCATACAGAAGAAGGAACGTTTTACTATGTGATGGAGTTCCTGCCGGGGCTCAACCTGCAGGAGATTGTCGAGCGTTTTGGGGCGTTGCCTCCGGAGCGGGTTGTGTATCTGCTGAAGCAGGTCTGCTCGGCACTGGCGGAAGCACACCACAAAGGGTTGATTCACCGTGATATCAAGCCGGGCAATATCTTCTCGGCGGAGCGGGGCGGTCTGTACGATGTTGCCAAGTTGCTCGATTTCGGTCTGGTGAAAGATAACAGCAGTCGATCGGAGAATCCTTCTCTGAATCTGACAATGGAAGGGGCCGTGGTCGGTTCGCCGCTCTATACCAGCCCGGAGGTTGTGACGGGCGATGAAAAGCCGGATACGCGTTCTGATATTTATTCGTTAGGGGCGAGCGTCTATTACCTGCTGACGGGAAAACCGGTCTTTGAAGGCGAAAATGCAATCAAGGTCATGTTCGCACATGCCAGTCAGCCGGTGGTTCCGCCGTCGTCAATCAATCCCCGGATTTCAGCCGAACTGGAAGCCATCATTTTGAAATGTCTGGAAAAGAAGCCGGAAGATCGTTTTCAATCAGCTGAAGAATTGAGTCGTGCTCTGAACCAGTTAGAGATCAAATCATGGACCCAGGAACAGGCTTCTGTCTGGTGGTCGGAGGCAGAACATCTGGTGCAGCATGATTCCGATCTTGAAGGCGTGTCGGACGACTATCTGAAAGCCACGACAATCCTGCCTGTGAATGCCTGA